The proteins below come from a single Dermatophilaceae bacterium Soc4.6 genomic window:
- a CDS encoding alpha-glucosidase: MDTRPDWWTSAVVYQVYPRSFADSDGDGVGDLPGVTARLDHLGRLGIDVLWLSPVYRSPMDDNGYDISDYQDIDPIFGTLADIDALIAGCHDRGIRLVMDLVVNHTSDEHPWFTASRSSADDPRRDWYWWRPPRPGHEPGTPGAEPTNWEAAFSGPAWHYDESTGEYYLHLFSRKQPDLNWENPQVRQAVYAMMRWWVDRGVDGFRMDVINLISKDPALPDTPPAADTGLGAPTPAFNGPRLEDYLQEMNREVGLSDRHLLTVGEMPGSTVDLARRVTDPSRRELTMVFTFEHVDLDVVPGGTKWDLAPLRLPTLKRNLETWQVGLADVGWNSLYWNNHDQPRAVSRFGDDRAAHRVASAKTLGTVLHLHRGTPYVYQGEELGMTNSPFASIDDYRDIESVNHYADAASRGEDLTVVLRSLAARSRDHARTPMQWDDSPHAGFTTGQPWLPTNPAHTEINAAAQVDDPESVFAHYRALIALRHDRVCVRDGRFTLLLPDHEQLWVIRRDHAEETLLVLANCSSERATLATHDLPDLEGSTVLLATHPDRSGSPATHLLPWESRILHLAR; this comes from the coding sequence ATGGACACTCGCCCCGACTGGTGGACCTCCGCCGTCGTCTACCAGGTCTATCCCCGCTCCTTCGCCGACAGCGACGGCGACGGGGTCGGTGACCTCCCGGGAGTCACGGCCCGGCTCGACCACCTGGGACGTCTGGGGATCGACGTCCTGTGGCTCTCGCCGGTCTACCGCTCGCCGATGGACGACAACGGCTACGACATCAGCGACTACCAGGACATCGACCCGATCTTCGGCACCCTCGCCGACATCGACGCACTGATCGCCGGGTGCCACGACCGCGGCATCCGGCTGGTGATGGACCTCGTCGTCAACCACACGTCCGACGAGCACCCGTGGTTCACGGCCTCGCGCAGCAGCGCCGACGACCCCCGGCGCGACTGGTACTGGTGGCGTCCGCCCCGTCCCGGGCACGAGCCGGGCACCCCCGGTGCCGAGCCCACCAACTGGGAGGCGGCCTTCTCCGGGCCGGCCTGGCACTACGACGAGAGCACGGGCGAGTACTACCTGCACCTCTTCTCGCGCAAGCAGCCCGACCTCAACTGGGAGAACCCGCAGGTCCGTCAGGCGGTCTACGCCATGATGCGCTGGTGGGTCGACCGGGGCGTCGACGGCTTCCGGATGGACGTCATCAACCTCATCTCGAAGGACCCCGCCCTGCCGGACACACCGCCCGCCGCCGACACCGGGCTGGGCGCCCCCACCCCGGCCTTCAACGGCCCCCGCCTCGAGGACTACCTGCAGGAGATGAACCGTGAGGTCGGGCTCTCCGACCGCCACCTGCTGACGGTCGGCGAGATGCCGGGCTCCACCGTCGACCTCGCCCGCCGCGTCACCGACCCGTCGAGACGCGAGCTGACCATGGTGTTCACGTTCGAGCACGTCGACCTCGACGTCGTCCCCGGCGGCACGAAGTGGGACCTCGCGCCGCTGCGGCTGCCCACCCTCAAGCGGAACCTCGAGACGTGGCAGGTCGGCCTCGCCGACGTGGGGTGGAACTCGCTCTACTGGAACAACCACGACCAGCCCCGGGCGGTGTCACGCTTCGGCGACGACCGCGCCGCGCACCGGGTGGCGTCGGCCAAGACGCTGGGCACGGTGCTGCACCTGCACCGCGGCACCCCGTACGTCTACCAGGGTGAGGAGCTGGGGATGACCAACTCGCCCTTCGCCTCCATCGACGACTACCGCGACATCGAGTCGGTCAACCACTACGCCGACGCGGCCTCGCGCGGCGAGGACCTGACGGTGGTGCTGCGCTCGCTCGCGGCCAGGAGCCGCGACCACGCGCGGACGCCGATGCAGTGGGACGACTCCCCTCACGCGGGCTTCACCACCGGGCAGCCGTGGCTCCCGACCAACCCGGCCCACACCGAGATCAACGCCGCCGCACAGGTCGACGACCCGGAGTCGGTCTTCGCGCACTACCGGGCGCTCATCGCCCTGCGGCACGACCGGGTGTGTGTGCGCGACGGCCGCTTCACCCTCCTGCTGCCCGACCACGAGCAGCTCTGGGTAATCCGCCGCGACCACGCCGAGGAGACGCTGCTCGTGCTCGCCAACTGCTCGTCCGAGCGGGCCACCCTGGCGACCCACGACCTGCCCGACCTCGAGGGCTCGACGGTGCTGCTCGCCACCCACCCCGACCGCTCGGGCTCCCCCGCCACCCACCTGCTCCCGTGGGAGTCACGCATCCTGCACCTGGCTCGGTAG
- a CDS encoding DUF2256 and DUF3253 domain-containing protein, with protein MGRQRGPQVGAEPDEKTCASCGRRIEWRKAWAKDWDAVRWCSDACRRRGVSATDRELEASLLHLLAGRAGAATVCPSEAARAVAGERDGEEPGHETWRALMEPARRAARRLVAAGEVVITQQGRVVDPSTAVGPIRVRRT; from the coding sequence GTGGGACGTCAACGGGGGCCGCAGGTCGGTGCCGAGCCCGACGAGAAGACCTGTGCCTCGTGCGGGCGCCGCATCGAGTGGCGCAAGGCCTGGGCGAAGGACTGGGATGCGGTGCGCTGGTGCAGCGACGCCTGCCGCCGCCGCGGGGTGAGCGCCACCGACCGGGAGCTCGAGGCCAGCCTGCTCCACCTGCTCGCCGGGCGCGCTGGCGCGGCCACGGTCTGCCCGTCGGAGGCGGCTCGGGCGGTGGCCGGAGAGCGGGACGGTGAGGAGCCGGGTCACGAGACCTGGCGCGCGCTGATGGAGCCGGCGCGCCGGGCCGCGCGTCGGCTCGTCGCGGCGGGCGAGGTCGTCATCACCCAGCAGGGGAGGGTGGTCGACCCCTCGACCGCCGTCGGCCCCATCCGGGTGCGCCGGACCTGA